The Mucilaginibacter yixingensis genome window below encodes:
- a CDS encoding glycoside hydrolase family 105 protein — translation MKTALLLPLLALGCNLAFAQAPATPQTNTEEVIRRVADRVLANTSFKFKNETTGQLVESTKGLAPSADVRAESTYNKWGYPNGVLMTALMHMSQELNEQKYADYCRHNYTFIFDALPYFEPIYKDAVAKLPANSPRRMYPRTEYASLFLMGNLDNCGAMSAGLSDVYALDARKDYRAYLERAGDYILHKQMRLTDGTLCRPDPRPGTMWADDLYMSVPFLARMGKITGNKAYFDDAAKQVENFNKYLYDANTGLYFHCYYNEIAMNGVAHWGRANGWVAVAQTELLNYLPKDHPKRKELINLLLRDIVGYSRWQDQSGLWHQVLDKQDSYLETSVTAMYIYAIARAVNEGWIDKGYINVARQGWNALAAKITADGQMPDVCVGTGIEEDIKFYYTRPAQLNDTHGLGAFILAGTEMLRYEKNNPSRR, via the coding sequence ATGAAAACAGCTTTATTATTGCCGCTGCTGGCCCTGGGCTGCAACCTTGCATTTGCGCAAGCACCGGCTACCCCGCAAACTAACACAGAAGAAGTGATCAGGCGGGTAGCCGACCGTGTGCTGGCAAACACGTCGTTTAAGTTTAAGAACGAAACTACCGGTCAGTTGGTAGAATCTACTAAAGGATTGGCGCCGTCTGCCGATGTGCGGGCCGAGAGCACTTATAACAAATGGGGCTACCCCAACGGCGTGCTCATGACCGCCCTGATGCACATGAGCCAGGAACTCAATGAGCAAAAATATGCCGACTACTGTCGCCACAACTACACTTTTATATTTGATGCCCTGCCCTACTTCGAGCCTATTTATAAAGATGCCGTAGCCAAACTGCCGGCCAACTCGCCGCGCCGCATGTATCCGCGTACAGAGTATGCCAGTTTGTTTTTGATGGGCAACCTGGATAATTGCGGTGCTATGTCGGCCGGATTATCCGATGTTTACGCGCTGGATGCCCGCAAAGATTATCGCGCTTACCTGGAGCGCGCGGGTGATTACATTTTGCACAAGCAAATGCGCTTAACCGATGGCACCCTTTGCCGCCCTGACCCAAGACCAGGCACCATGTGGGCGGATGACCTGTATATGAGTGTACCCTTCCTGGCACGCATGGGTAAAATAACCGGCAACAAAGCTTACTTTGACGATGCCGCCAAACAGGTAGAAAATTTTAATAAGTATCTGTACGATGCCAACACCGGTCTGTACTTCCACTGCTATTATAACGAGATTGCCATGAACGGTGTGGCCCACTGGGGCCGGGCTAATGGCTGGGTGGCCGTGGCCCAAACTGAGCTACTGAACTATCTGCCTAAAGATCACCCTAAACGCAAAGAGCTAATTAACCTTTTGCTGCGCGATATTGTAGGCTACTCACGCTGGCAGGATCAAAGCGGACTGTGGCACCAGGTGCTGGACAAACAAGACTCTTACCTTGAAACATCGGTAACGGCCATGTACATTTACGCCATTGCCCGCGCCGTTAACGAAGGTTGGATTGATAAAGGCTACATCAACGTGGCCCGCCAGGGTTGGAACGCCCTCGCCGCCAAAATTACTGCCGATGGCCAGATGCCCGACGTATGTGTAGGTACCGGTATTGAAGAAGATATTAAATTTTACTACACCCGTCCGGCGCAGTTAAATGATACACACGGGTTAGGCGCTTTCATCCTTGCAGGCACAGAAATGCTGCGATATGAAAAGAATAATCCATCTAGGAGATGA